The Yersinia entomophaga nucleotide sequence TTCACCGATATTTACCGCGATGGAAAGCCGGTGAAATACCTGAATTTACCGACGGAATACCATTTGTCCCGCAAAGGACATCGGGCGGTATTGGCATTCGTGATGCCTTTAGCCGATCCGCAGCCGATGGTCGGTAAGCCTTTTATAATTTCGACTTACGATCCAACGTATTTTGTCGACATGACTTACCCGGATCAGGCCGCAATTCATTTACCAGATGAATGGACTAAGCGTTGTCAGGCCACTTTATTTACCCCAAATCCGGACGCATCGTTACAGGCCTACGCCTTGTCGCTAGATAAGGAAGACTCCCCTGGGGAAGATATGGCTTTAGGAAAACAATTTGCCCAACGGATAACTCTACAATGTCAGTAAGTTTTACCCCGGCAACCCGCCGTCAGAAACACTGGTTCGTTCATCTTTGGCCTTTGGCATTGTTCCTGTTGTGTTTGGCGCTGGCGGCGCAATTGGCTTGGTCGTACTGGCCTGAGTTGCTGTTTAAAAGCGTGGTATGGCAAAAAACCATGCACCAGCAAATGGCGCAGCTACTGCAACAGGTAAAAGCAAATCCGCATCAAACGGGATTGGGGCTGATGTTTTTCAGCCTGATTTATGGTGTGTTGCATGCGGTTGGCCCCGGTCACGGAAAAGTGGTGATTGTCACTTATCTGGCTACGCATCCCGCGCGGCTGAAAAGTAGCCTGAAACTGACTTTTCTAGCCTCGCTATTACAGGGCGGAGTGGCAATAGCTTTGGTCTCGCTGATATTAGGCGTGTTCCAATTATCCTCCCGTTATTTGCATCAAAGCAGCTACTGGATGGAAAAGGGCAGCTTTTTACTGGTTATCCTGTTGGGATTGTTACTGTGTTTCCGCGCATTAAAGCGGCTTTATCACCAAATCACTCTACTCAAGCCGAAGAAAATCACTATCCAGCGTCTGCAACCTTTACCGGCCGATCATGTACATAGTGAAAACTGCGGCTGCGGGCATCGTCATCTTCCCAGCGATGAGGAATTGCAGGCGGGTAACGATTGGCGAACCCGTTTGGCGGTGATACTGGCGATGGGAATGCGACCCTGTTCCGGGGCGATTATGGTTTTGCTGTTTGCCAAAGTCATCGGGGTATATGTTTGGGGAATAGCGTCGGCGCTGGCAATGGCGCTAGGAACTTCACTAACCATTTCGCTGCTGGCGCTGTTTGTTCACTACGCCCGTCAGTTAGCGGTACGTTTGAGTCGGGATCGCGCACCGGCGGCGTGGGGCTCCCTCGCCTGGGCCACTTTAGCATTGGCCGGAGGAATCATTTTACTCTTCGCGGGAGTATTGCTTTATCTTTCCAGTCAGCCGTCCATGATGGGAGGCGTTCGTCCATTTGGCCGCTGAATTTCAACCATAAAAAATGCCAGTCAGCGTCAACCGACTGGCATTGCAATTCGGACTGGAGGCTGAAAATTAACGCTTCAGCGCTTCACTCAATTCATCGTTCATTGCCTGCAACATAGATTTCACTACGCGCGGATTACCGGCAACAATGTTACCAGAGCTGAAATGGTTATGGCCGCCAACGAAGTCGGTCACGATACCACCCGCTTCACGAACCAGCAGTTCGCCACCAGCGAAATCCCAAGGCTTCAGGCCAATTTCGAAGAAACCGTCTACGCGGCCAGCGGCAACGTAAGCCAGATCCAGCGCGGCAGAACCCGTGCGACGAATATCAGCACATTGGGTAAACAGCTTACCTAACACATTAATGTAGGCCGGTGCGTGTTGTTTCACTTTGAACGGGAAACCGGTAGCCAGAATAGTGCCATCCAGCTCTTTCGCGTTAGTACCGCGCAGGCGGTAACCGTTCAGCTGAGCGCCTTGACCGCGAGTTGCGGTGAACAGTTCATTACGCATTGGATCGTAAACCACTGCCACTTCAGTGCGGCCTTTGATGCGTACAGCAATGGAAACAGCGAAATGTGGGAAACGTTTGATGAAGTTTGAGGTGCCATCCAGTGGATCGATAACCCATTGAGTTTCGTACTCTTCACCAAGTAATTCACCACATTCTTCACTGATAATGGTGTGTTTTGGATAAGATTTACGGATAACGTCAATGATCAGATGTTCTGCATCACGGTCAACGTTAGTAACAAAGTCATTACTGCCTTTCTGGCTCGCTTCGACAGCGTCCGGGGTTTCATAATTTTTGGCAATCAGGTTACCGGCCTTACGCGCAGCGCGTATGGCGATAGTCAGCATCGGATGCATGGGTATCTTCCAACTAGGATGTTAAAGAACGAGAAACGGCGCGTAGTATAGCAGGGGATCTGATAAATGCCTACGCTTGTGTTAAGATGTTGCGATTCCCCGCTACCCTCAGAGTTTGTATGTTGCACAATATTCGCATTGTTTTGGTTGAAACTTCTCACACCGGAAACATGGGCTCTACTGCCAGAGCCATGAAAACCATGGGATTAACTAATTTGTATTTGGTCAATCCATTGGTAAAACCTGATTCTCAGGCCATCGCGCTGTCTGCGGGTGCCAGCGATGTTATCGGCAATGCCACCATCGTTGACACGCTAGATGAGGCTCTGGCCGGTTGCAGCCTGGTCGTTGGCACTAGTGCTCGCTCTCGCACGTTGCCGTGGCCGATGCTAGAACCGCGCGAATGCGGCGTTCGCAGCGCACGTGAAGCCGAACATGCACCAGTGGCGCTGGTGTTTGGCCGTGAACGCGTGGGGCTGACTAACGATGAACTACAGAAATGTCATTACCACGTGGCGATCCCGGCAAATCCAGAATACAGCTCGCTGAATCTGGCGATGGCCGTGCAGATTCTGGCTTATGAAGTTCGAGTGGCATTCCTCGATCGTCAGGCAGAAATCGCACCTAAGCAGGAAGAGGAAGAAGCGCCTTATCCACTGGTAGACGACCTGGAGCGTTTTTACCAGCATCTGGAGCAGGTTTTATCCCACACCGGCTTTATTCGTCAGGCACATCCGGGGCAGATTATGAGCAAATTACGCCGTCTGTTTACCCGCGCCAGACCGGAAACACAAGAGCTTAATATCCTACGTGGAATGCTGACTTCGATCGAAAAACAGGATAAACATCAGAAAAGTGCCAATAACGCCAAAATGGCGAAAGATAAAGAATAGTCATATATATCATGTTGATATATGACTGTTTGGCACAAATATATAAGGATGACGAGGCATAAAATACTTGAGTGAATTACTAGGTTAAATAGTTGACTAAAACACTCAAGAATGGCAGACTTCTAGCTCGTTTCACCAACAGGTAATTTTAAGCTATGAGACTGACATCCAAAGGTCGTTATGCCGTGACCGCCATGCTTGACGTGGCATTACATTCCCAGGACGGGCCAGTACCTCTGGCAGATATTTCTGAACGTCAAGGAATCTCGTTATCTTATCTGGAACAACTCTTTTCACGTCTGCGCAAGAATGGCCTGGTTGCCAGCGTACGTGGTCCGGGCGGCGGTTACCTGCTGGGTAAAGACGCTGGCCAGATCGCCGTAGGCGCGGTCATTACTGCCGTAGACGAATCTGTCGATGCAACCCGTTGTCAGGGTAAAGAAGGCTGCCAGGGTGGCGATCGTTGCCTGACCCATACGCTGTGGCGCGATTTGAGCGAGCGTATCAGCAGCTTCCTGAACAACATTACATTGGCGGAACTGGTTAATAATCAAGATATTTTGGAAGTAGCGGATCGTCAGAACAACGATACGCGTCGTACGGCCAACGGCCGACCGCAAGAGACGATTAACGTCAATCTGCGCGCATAAGCAGAGTCTGCGGGATCTTCAGTTTTTGGAAGTGATGTACGGAGCATAAGAGCAATGACCGAATCAAAAGTAAAAACGCCGATCTATCTGGATTATTCAGCCACAACGCCAGTTGATCCGCGTGTTGCTGAAAAGATGATGCAGTATTTGACTTTGGACGGTATCTTCGGCAACCCGGCCTCCCGCTCCCACCGTTTTGGGTGGCAGGCAGAGGAAGCCGTTGATATCGCACGTAACGACATCGCCGCGCTAGTCGGTGCTGACCCACGTGAAATTGTGTTCACTTCGGGTGCGACAGAATCAAACAACCTTGCTATTAAAGGTGCCGCCAACTTCTATCAGAAGAAAGGCAAGCACATCATCACCTGTAAAACCGAACATAAAGCTGTGCTGGATACCTGCCGTCAGTTGGAGCGTGAAGGTTTCGAAGTGACCTACCTGGCACCGCAAAGCAACGGTATTATCGATCTCAAACAGCTTGAAGCTGCGATGCGTGAGGACACCATTTTGGTTTCCATCATGCATGTGAATAATGAAATCGGTGTGGTGCAGGATATAGCTGCTATTGGTGAAATGTGCCGTAGCCGCGGGATCATTTTCCACGTCGATGCGACTCAAAGCGTAGGCAAACTGCCTATCGATCTGAGCAAACTGAAAGTGGATCTGATGTCCTTCTCTGCCCATAAAATCTATGGTCCGATGGGCATTGGCGCACTGTTTGTTCGCCGTAAACCGCGTATTCGTATTGAAGCACAGCAGCACGGCGGCGGTCACGAGCGCGGTATGCGTTCCGGCACTTTGCCTGTGCACCAAATTGTTGGCATGGGTGAAGCTTACCGTATTGCCAAAGAAGAGATGGAAAGCGAATCTAAGCGTTTATCCTCACTGCGTAAGCGTCTGTGGGATGGCCTGAAAGATATCGAAGAAGTTTACCTGAACGGCGATTTAGAGAATGGCGCACCTAACATTCTTAACGTCAGCTTCAACTACGTTGAAGGTGAATCGCTGATTATGGCGCTGAAAGACTTGGCCGTTTCTTCAGGTTCAGCCTGTACCTCCGCAAGTCTGGAACCTTCTTACGTGCTACGCGCGCTGGGCATGAGCGATGAGCTGGCACACAGTTCCATCCGTTTCTCCCTGGGCCGTTTTACCACTGAAGAAGAGATCGACTACACCATTGCGCTGGTTCGCAAATCCATCGGTCGCCTGCGTGAACTGTCTCCACTGTGGGACATGTTCAAGCAGGGCGTGGATATCAACAGCATCGAATGGTCACATCACTAATTCCAGACTTTCAGATTCAGGAGCACTCAAATGGCTTATAGCGAAAAAGTAATAGATCATTACGAAAACCCACGTAACGTTGGTTCTTTCGATAACGAAGATCCAACCGTTGGTAGCGGCATGGTCGGCGCGCCGGCCTGTGGTGATGTGATGAAATTGCAGATCAAAGTTAACGAAGCCGGGATTATCGAAGACGCCCGCTTTAAAACTTACGGCTGCGGTTCCGCCATTGCTTCCAGCTCGCTGGTGACCGAATGGATGAAAGGCAAGTCTCTCGATCAGGCTGAAGCGATCAAAAACACGCAAATCGCTGAAGAACTGGAGTTACCGCCGGTTAAAATCCACTGCTCAATTCTGGCTGAAGATGCCATTAAAGCAGCGATCGCCGACTACAAAAGCAAACATAACGCTAAGTAGTTGTAAATCAGTATAAATAACCTGTCTGTGGTTAGGGCAGGTTCTCAGAAATGAGGTTGTTGTATGTCGATATCTATCAGCGACAGTGCTGCGCAACGTGTCAGCGCCTTCTTGGAACACCGTGGTAAAGGTTTGGGTTTGCGCCTGGGCGTAAGAACCTCCGGCTGCTCCGGTATGGCGTATGTACTAGAATTTGTTGACGAAATGAACGATGACGATATCGTTTTTGAAGACAAAGGCGTGAAAGTGATCATCGACGGTAAAAGCATGGTCTATCTGGACGGTACCGAACTGGATTTCGTCAAAGAAGGGCTGAACGAAGGCTTTAAGTTCAACAATCCAAACGTTTCCGGTGAATGCGGATGCGGTGAAAGTTTTAACGTTTAATCGTTAGTTTTTGCCTTATATCGTAGCGCTATACTGACGTTTGCTGATTTATCTGGCTCTCTTCCATGCCGCTGAGGCGGGAAGGGAGCTGCATAAACCCCTCACTCAGCCACACGACAACTTCCGAGCATGCTATGGATTACTTCACTTTATTCGGGCTGCCGGCTCGCTATCTCGTAGACGCCAGCCAACTCACTTCCCGCTATCAGGAATTGCAACGCCAGTTCCATCCGGATCGCTTTGCCAGCCAGCCAGAACGCGAGCGTTTGCTGGCTTTGCAGCAGGCTGCGACGATCAATGACGCCTATCAAACCCTCAAGCATCCGTTAAAACGCGCAGAGTATATGTTATCTTTGCAGGGTTTTGATTTGAGCAATGAACAGCACACCCTGCGTGATACCGCGTTTCTGATGGAACAATTGGAACTGCGGGAAGAGCTTGATGCCATTGAACGTCAGGCCGATGCCGAAAGCGCATTAGCGGCTTTTAACGCGCGTTTGGCGGTAATGACACAAAAACGTAGCGAGCAAATGGTGCAGGAACTGGATAACCAGCAATGGATCAATGCGGCGGATACTGTGCGAAAATTACGTTTTCTGGACAAGTTACAGCAGCAGGTTGAGCAGTTGGAAGAACGTCTGTTTGACGATTTTGCCTAAGAGTCAGGCCGCGGTTAGCAGGCTTGTGCCCTGAACTGTTAATCTCATGCTTATGATAGTGAACGACCAAACGTATCTTTTAAAGAATCCCTGAATAGGCTGAACATGCCTAAAAAAGCAGGGCGTTGGCGTTTCGCTTGAGAAATTTTTGTCATTTATACCCAATAGATTACCCGCTGTCGTTTTACCCTGCGGCAGCCTGCAAGTTAAAGGGTATAGATTCATGATTGATGGAAGCTCAACATGGCCTTATTACAAATTAGTGAGCCTGGTTTAACCGCGGCGCCGCACCAACGTCGGCTGGCCGCAGGTATCGATTTAGGTACTACCAATTCCCTGGTTGCTACGGTGCGCAGCGGTAAAGCGCAAACCCTGGCGGATAGTCAGAACCGAGATTTGTTACCCTCCGTGGTGCACTATCAGCGCGAAGGCATTGATATCGGTTGGGAGGCACGTCAGCAGGCGGCGCAGGACCCAGCCAATACCATCAGTTCCGTCAAACGAATGATGGGACGTTCGCTAGCGGATATTCAGCAGCGTTATCCTAATCTGCCTTACTCCTTCCAGCCGAGTGAAAACGGCCTGCCGATGATCCAAACTGCGGTGGGGCTGGTCAATCCGGTTCAGGTCTCAGCCGATATCCTCAAGGCTTTGTCGCAGCGTGCGCAGGAGGCCTTAGAAGGCCAGCTCGACGGTGTTGTTATCACCGTACCAGCCTATTTTGATGATGCGCAACGTCAAGGTACGAAAGATGCGGCGCGTCTCGCAGGTTTACACGTTTTACGCTTGCTTAACGAACCTACCGCAGCGGCGATTGCCTACGGTTTGGATTCCGGTCAGGAAGGTGTGATTGCGGTTTACGATCTGGGTGGTGGAACCTTTGATATTTCTATTCTGCGCCTGAGTCGTGGGGTATTTGAAGTGCTGGCAACCGGCGGGGATTCTGCGCTGGGCGGCGATGACTTTGATCATCTGTTGGCTGACTGGTTACGTGAGCAGGCTGGAATTTCCTCCCGCGACGATCACGGTGTGCAGCGGCAATTGCTGGATGCGGCGATTACGGCGAAAATTGCTCTGAGTGATGCTGACGTAGCGGAAGTGAGCGTAGCAGGCTGGAAAGGGGAAATTACCCGTCAACAGTTTGAAGCGCTGATTGCTACGCTAGTTAAACGCACGTTAATGGCTTGCCGTCGTACTCTAAAAGACGCCGGTGTCAGCGCTCATGAAGTGCTGGAAGTGGTGATGGTCGGCGGCTCAACGCGCGTGCCTTTGGTTCGCGAGCAGGTTGGGCAGTTCTTCGGTCGCACGCCGCTGACGTCCATCGATCCCGATAAAGTAGTCGCCATCGGCGCAGCTATTCAGGCTGATATTCTGGTGGGCAATAAACCAGACAGCGATATGCTGCTGTTGGATGTTATTCCGCTGTCGCTGGGGTTGGAAACCATGGGCGGTTTGGTGGAAAAAGTGATTCCACGTAATACCACCATTCCGGTTGCTCGGGCGCAGGAATTCACCACCTTTAAAGACGGCCAAAGCGCAATGATGATTCACGTGCTGCAAGGTGAGCGAGAGCTGGTACAGGATTGTCGTTCGCTGGCTCGATTTACTCTGCGTGGCTTACCGCCGCTGCCGGCCGGCGGCGCGCACATTCGCGTGACTTTTCAGGTTGATGCCGATGGTTTGCTAAGCGTGACGGCGATGGAAAAATCCACCGGCGTAGAAGCTTCAATTCAGGTTAAGCCGTCCTATGGGTTATCTGATGACGAAATTGCCACGATGATCAAAGATTCCATGGCGAACGCGAAGCAAGACATTAATGCGAGAAAACTGGCGGAACAACAAGTCGATGCATCACGGGTGCTGGAAAGTTTGCAGGGCGCACTGGCGGAAGATGCCGCATTGCTGAGCGAACAGGAAAGCGCGGCGATTGCGCAGGCCGTGGAAGTCTTGCAGCAAAGCAGGCAGGGCAGCGACCCGGCGGCGATTGAAGCCGCAATCAAATCGTTAGATGCACAAACGCAAAACTTTGCCGCGCGTCGGATGGATGCCTCTATCCGTCGTGCTTTGGCTGGCCATTCTGTGGATGAGGTTTAATCATGCCTAAAATAGTATTTCTTCCGAATAAAGACCATTGTCCGGATGGTGCCGTATTTGAAGCGCGTCAAGGTGAAACAATTTTGGACGTTGCTCTGCGTAACGGAATTGATATCGAGCACGCCTGTGAAATGTCCTGCGCCTGTACTACCTGCCATTGCGTAGTGCGTGAGGGCTTTGATTCCCTGAATGAAAGCACCGAACTGGAAGACGACATGCTGGATAAAGCCTGGGGACTGGAGCCGGAAAGTCGTCTGAGCTGTCAGGCTCGAGTGGCTGATGAAGATCTGGTGGTTGAAATTCCTCGCTACACCGTCAACCACGCTCGCGAGCACTAATGGATATTATTCGTCGATCCGCTTTGGGCGGCGGCGGATAAAGGAGAAACGAATGAGTTTAACATGGCAAGACACGCGGGAAATCGGTGAAGCGCTGTACGATCAGTTTCCCGATCTCGATCCCAAAACGGTGCGTTTTACCGATATGCATCAGTGGATTTGCGATCTGGAAGAGTTTGATGACGATCCGGCGCGATCAAATGAAAAAGTGCTGGAAGCGATCTTACTAGTCTGGTTAGATGAGTTCGAGTAAATATCTCTGGGGTCGCGTTGGCGGCCCCGTTTCTTTTTGATAAAACTGTTTCCTATAAAAATTTTCTATAAATCTTTTCGTATCAATCGCTTTGTATTCGAGGCTGGTTTCGCAGACCAGTAACTAAGTAGCTGAAATACAGCAATAAAAGAATAACGACGAGGAAAGCTATGACTACAGAAATTATGCAAGTATCCCTATCAACCAATCCGGCAGATGCCCGCTGGGGCGAGAAAGCCCTGTTAAGTACCAACGATCAAGGTATGACTATTCACCTAACGGGCAAAGATGCTCTGGGTGTGATTCAGCGTGCAGCGCGTAAAATCGACGGACAAGGTATTAAAAAAGTGAAGCTGGCCGGTGAAGGCTGGGGTTTGGAACAAAGCTGGGCGTTTTGGCAGGGTTTCCGTGGGCCAAAAGGTGAGCGCAGCGTTGAATGGGCAGAATTGCCAGAGAACGATCGTCAGGAGCTGGAACAGCGTCTGAAAATTATTGATTGGGTACGTCACACCATCAATACCCCTGCGGAAGATCTAGGGCCGAAACAGCTGGCTAA carries:
- a CDS encoding DUF1007 family protein, with amino-acid sequence MFNVLCYNNYASYKYIWGLFIGVAVLLYSPSGLAHPHSFIEMETTFVVDDQKLTGMKMVWTMDEITSADLLYDAENAKSDSEIWKKLAAEVMANVLGQHYFTDIYRDGKPVKYLNLPTEYHLSRKGHRAVLAFVMPLADPQPMVGKPFIISTYDPTYFVDMTYPDQAAIHLPDEWTKRCQATLFTPNPDASLQAYALSLDKEDSPGEDMALGKQFAQRITLQCQ
- a CDS encoding nickel/cobalt transporter, producing MSVSFTPATRRQKHWFVHLWPLALFLLCLALAAQLAWSYWPELLFKSVVWQKTMHQQMAQLLQQVKANPHQTGLGLMFFSLIYGVLHAVGPGHGKVVIVTYLATHPARLKSSLKLTFLASLLQGGVAIALVSLILGVFQLSSRYLHQSSYWMEKGSFLLVILLGLLLCFRALKRLYHQITLLKPKKITIQRLQPLPADHVHSENCGCGHRHLPSDEELQAGNDWRTRLAVILAMGMRPCSGAIMVLLFAKVIGVYVWGIASALAMALGTSLTISLLALFVHYARQLAVRLSRDRAPAAWGSLAWATLALAGGIILLFAGVLLYLSSQPSMMGGVRPFGR
- the suhB gene encoding inositol-1-monophosphatase encodes the protein MHPMLTIAIRAARKAGNLIAKNYETPDAVEASQKGSNDFVTNVDRDAEHLIIDVIRKSYPKHTIISEECGELLGEEYETQWVIDPLDGTSNFIKRFPHFAVSIAVRIKGRTEVAVVYDPMRNELFTATRGQGAQLNGYRLRGTNAKELDGTILATGFPFKVKQHAPAYINVLGKLFTQCADIRRTGSAALDLAYVAAGRVDGFFEIGLKPWDFAGGELLVREAGGIVTDFVGGHNHFSSGNIVAGNPRVVKSMLQAMNDELSEALKR
- the trmJ gene encoding tRNA (cytosine(32)/uridine(32)-2'-O)-methyltransferase TrmJ, whose translation is MLHNIRIVLVETSHTGNMGSTARAMKTMGLTNLYLVNPLVKPDSQAIALSAGASDVIGNATIVDTLDEALAGCSLVVGTSARSRTLPWPMLEPRECGVRSAREAEHAPVALVFGRERVGLTNDELQKCHYHVAIPANPEYSSLNLAMAVQILAYEVRVAFLDRQAEIAPKQEEEEAPYPLVDDLERFYQHLEQVLSHTGFIRQAHPGQIMSKLRRLFTRARPETQELNILRGMLTSIEKQDKHQKSANNAKMAKDKE
- the iscR gene encoding Fe-S cluster assembly transcriptional regulator IscR, which gives rise to MRLTSKGRYAVTAMLDVALHSQDGPVPLADISERQGISLSYLEQLFSRLRKNGLVASVRGPGGGYLLGKDAGQIAVGAVITAVDESVDATRCQGKEGCQGGDRCLTHTLWRDLSERISSFLNNITLAELVNNQDILEVADRQNNDTRRTANGRPQETINVNLRA
- a CDS encoding IscS subfamily cysteine desulfurase, with the protein product MTESKVKTPIYLDYSATTPVDPRVAEKMMQYLTLDGIFGNPASRSHRFGWQAEEAVDIARNDIAALVGADPREIVFTSGATESNNLAIKGAANFYQKKGKHIITCKTEHKAVLDTCRQLEREGFEVTYLAPQSNGIIDLKQLEAAMREDTILVSIMHVNNEIGVVQDIAAIGEMCRSRGIIFHVDATQSVGKLPIDLSKLKVDLMSFSAHKIYGPMGIGALFVRRKPRIRIEAQQHGGGHERGMRSGTLPVHQIVGMGEAYRIAKEEMESESKRLSSLRKRLWDGLKDIEEVYLNGDLENGAPNILNVSFNYVEGESLIMALKDLAVSSGSACTSASLEPSYVLRALGMSDELAHSSIRFSLGRFTTEEEIDYTIALVRKSIGRLRELSPLWDMFKQGVDINSIEWSHH
- the iscU gene encoding Fe-S cluster assembly scaffold IscU — translated: MAYSEKVIDHYENPRNVGSFDNEDPTVGSGMVGAPACGDVMKLQIKVNEAGIIEDARFKTYGCGSAIASSSLVTEWMKGKSLDQAEAIKNTQIAEELELPPVKIHCSILAEDAIKAAIADYKSKHNAK
- the iscA gene encoding iron-sulfur cluster assembly protein IscA, translated to MSISISDSAAQRVSAFLEHRGKGLGLRLGVRTSGCSGMAYVLEFVDEMNDDDIVFEDKGVKVIIDGKSMVYLDGTELDFVKEGLNEGFKFNNPNVSGECGCGESFNV
- the hscB gene encoding co-chaperone HscB, whose protein sequence is MDYFTLFGLPARYLVDASQLTSRYQELQRQFHPDRFASQPERERLLALQQAATINDAYQTLKHPLKRAEYMLSLQGFDLSNEQHTLRDTAFLMEQLELREELDAIERQADAESALAAFNARLAVMTQKRSEQMVQELDNQQWINAADTVRKLRFLDKLQQQVEQLEERLFDDFA
- the hscA gene encoding Fe-S protein assembly chaperone HscA; its protein translation is MALLQISEPGLTAAPHQRRLAAGIDLGTTNSLVATVRSGKAQTLADSQNRDLLPSVVHYQREGIDIGWEARQQAAQDPANTISSVKRMMGRSLADIQQRYPNLPYSFQPSENGLPMIQTAVGLVNPVQVSADILKALSQRAQEALEGQLDGVVITVPAYFDDAQRQGTKDAARLAGLHVLRLLNEPTAAAIAYGLDSGQEGVIAVYDLGGGTFDISILRLSRGVFEVLATGGDSALGGDDFDHLLADWLREQAGISSRDDHGVQRQLLDAAITAKIALSDADVAEVSVAGWKGEITRQQFEALIATLVKRTLMACRRTLKDAGVSAHEVLEVVMVGGSTRVPLVREQVGQFFGRTPLTSIDPDKVVAIGAAIQADILVGNKPDSDMLLLDVIPLSLGLETMGGLVEKVIPRNTTIPVARAQEFTTFKDGQSAMMIHVLQGERELVQDCRSLARFTLRGLPPLPAGGAHIRVTFQVDADGLLSVTAMEKSTGVEASIQVKPSYGLSDDEIATMIKDSMANAKQDINARKLAEQQVDASRVLESLQGALAEDAALLSEQESAAIAQAVEVLQQSRQGSDPAAIEAAIKSLDAQTQNFAARRMDASIRRALAGHSVDEV
- the fdx gene encoding ISC system 2Fe-2S type ferredoxin, which encodes MPKIVFLPNKDHCPDGAVFEARQGETILDVALRNGIDIEHACEMSCACTTCHCVVREGFDSLNESTELEDDMLDKAWGLEPESRLSCQARVADEDLVVEIPRYTVNHAREH
- the iscX gene encoding Fe-S cluster assembly protein IscX, with translation MSLTWQDTREIGEALYDQFPDLDPKTVRFTDMHQWICDLEEFDDDPARSNEKVLEAILLVWLDEFE